A region from the Benincasa hispida cultivar B227 chromosome 8, ASM972705v1, whole genome shotgun sequence genome encodes:
- the LOC120084036 gene encoding uncharacterized protein LOC120084036, producing MSYRSHVCWDEVGERKFLGPELVKTMDEHMQIAQNRCKDFKFETGDKVLLKVAYMKGVLRFRKKKGKLSPRFIGPFEVLEQIGLIAYWLALSPSPSSVHNVFHVSMLRKYVADPSHVLDLKPIQLNENLSCDEKPI from the coding sequence ATGAGTTACAGGTCTCATGTATGTTGGGATGAGGTTGGTGAGAGGAAGTTTCTAGGACCTGAGCTAGTAAAGACCATGGATGAACACATGCAAATAGCTCAAAACAGGTGTAAAGATTTCAAGTTTGAAACTGGCGACAAAGTGTTATTAAAAGTGGCATATATGAAAGGTGTTTTgaggtttagaaaaaaaaaagggaagctAAGTCCACGATTTATTGGGCCTTTCGAGGTCTTGGAGCAGATTGGCCTTATAGCTTATTGGTTGGCATTGTCACCATCTCCCTCTTCAGTTCacaatgtttttcatgtttcGATGTTGAGGAAGTATGTGGCAGATCCATCCCATGTGTTAGACTTAAAACCAATACAGTTGAACGAGAACTTGAGTTGTGATGAGAAGCCTATTTAA